A stretch of the Synechocystis sp. PCC 7338 genome encodes the following:
- a CDS encoding EVE domain-containing protein has translation MAYWLFQGNPKYYRILQAIEEQEELPWLVTRYGKEIQVGDRVLVWMAGPEAGIYAIAEVTKSPEIHTELPDGQYWLMPDQAKLDKPRAQLRFLRKLLGQPLRRHELKQDQILRDLLVIRAPNSTNFRVTEEQWQRVYSLKG, from the coding sequence ATGGCCTACTGGTTATTTCAAGGCAATCCTAAGTACTATCGCATTCTTCAGGCCATTGAAGAGCAAGAGGAGCTGCCCTGGTTAGTGACCCGTTATGGCAAGGAAATTCAGGTTGGCGATCGGGTTTTGGTCTGGATGGCCGGGCCGGAAGCGGGGATTTATGCCATTGCCGAGGTAACTAAGTCACCGGAAATTCACACAGAGCTACCAGATGGGCAATATTGGCTCATGCCTGACCAGGCTAAGTTAGATAAACCGAGGGCACAACTCAGATTTCTACGCAAATTGCTGGGCCAACCCCTCCGCCGCCACGAACTTAAACAGGATCAAATTTTAAGGGATTTACTAGTTATTAGAGCGCCCAACAGCACCAACTTTCGGGTTACAGAGGAGCAATGGCAAAGGGTTTATAGTCTTAAGGGTTGA
- a CDS encoding heme A synthase: protein MAESILPNAIRSQSQPHAFVQIQVWIRRLVWKIVIATVLLMAVGSATRVMNAGLACPDWPLCYGQWIPSQQMNLQVFLEWFHRLDAALIGFSTLILVGLSWWFRRVLPSWLPWATLGSLALILVQGLLGGLTVIELLRFDIVTAHLGTAMAFLGSLLIIGLCLMPYQSNQTAGKLRPVALASTTIIYLQCLLGGLVGSQWAAHQCLAIAGTQFCQVLHSHLLGVLPTALGVAMTYWCTRRTPALNPFLRQLGNGALALLGGQILLGVATLKLHLQIEPLTVAHHTVGICLWATLLAIAVLAVRDHRPTTPITA, encoded by the coding sequence ATGGCTGAGTCTATTCTCCCCAATGCCATTCGCTCCCAGAGTCAACCCCATGCTTTTGTCCAGATTCAGGTCTGGATTCGTCGACTGGTATGGAAGATTGTCATTGCCACAGTGCTATTGATGGCAGTGGGCAGTGCCACCAGGGTGATGAATGCGGGGCTGGCTTGTCCTGATTGGCCTCTGTGCTATGGTCAATGGATCCCCAGTCAGCAAATGAATTTACAGGTGTTTTTAGAATGGTTCCACCGCTTGGATGCTGCTTTGATTGGTTTTAGCACCCTAATTTTGGTGGGTTTGAGCTGGTGGTTCCGTCGGGTTTTGCCCAGTTGGTTGCCCTGGGCCACCCTGGGATCCTTGGCACTGATCCTGGTGCAGGGATTATTGGGGGGGTTAACGGTGATCGAACTGCTACGGTTTGACATTGTGACAGCCCATTTGGGGACAGCCATGGCTTTTTTAGGCTCTTTGCTGATCATTGGCCTCTGCTTGATGCCCTACCAAAGCAATCAAACAGCCGGTAAGTTAAGGCCGGTGGCCTTGGCTAGCACCACTATCATTTATCTGCAATGTTTACTAGGGGGATTGGTGGGTTCCCAGTGGGCGGCCCATCAGTGTTTGGCGATCGCCGGCACGCAATTTTGCCAAGTGTTGCACAGTCATCTGTTGGGGGTTTTGCCAACGGCTTTGGGGGTGGCCATGACCTATTGGTGTACCAGGCGCACCCCTGCCTTGAACCCATTCCTACGTCAGTTGGGCAATGGCGCCCTGGCTCTGTTGGGGGGACAGATCTTATTGGGGGTTGCTACGCTCAAACTCCATTTACAAATTGAGCCCCTAACCGTAGCCCACCATACAGTGGGAATTTGTCTCTGGGCTACCCTATTGGCGATCGCCGTTTTAGCAGTGCGCGACCATCGACCGACGACCCCCATTACAGCCTGA
- a CDS encoding heme o synthase: MVTSTKIHRQHDSMGAVCKSYYQLTKPRIIPLLLITTAASMWIASEGRVDLPKLFITLLGGTLAAASAQTLNCIYDQDIDYEMLRTRARPIPAGKVQPRHALIFALVLGVLSFTLFAAFINVLSGCLALSGIVFYMLIYTHWLKRHTAQNIVIGGAAGSIPPLVGWAAVTGDLSWTPWVLFALIFLWTPPHFWALALMIKDDYAQVNVPMLPVIAGEEKTVSQIWYYSLLVVPFSLLLVYPLHQLGIIYLAIAMVLGGQFLVKAWQLKQAPGDRDLARGLFKFSIFYLMLLCLAMVIDSLPVTHQLVAQMETLLLG; the protein is encoded by the coding sequence ATGGTTACTTCGACAAAAATTCATCGCCAACACGATTCCATGGGGGCGGTGTGCAAAAGTTATTACCAGTTAACCAAACCGAGAATTATTCCCCTCTTGCTGATTACCACCGCCGCTTCCATGTGGATTGCCTCGGAAGGTCGGGTGGATTTACCCAAATTGTTCATCACCCTATTGGGGGGAACCCTGGCCGCCGCTTCGGCCCAAACCCTGAACTGCATTTACGACCAAGACATTGATTATGAGATGCTCCGCACCAGGGCCAGACCTATCCCGGCCGGAAAGGTTCAACCCCGCCATGCGTTGATTTTTGCCCTAGTTTTGGGGGTACTCTCATTTACTCTTTTTGCTGCCTTTATCAATGTGCTCAGCGGTTGCTTAGCGTTATCCGGCATTGTTTTTTACATGCTGATCTATACCCACTGGCTGAAACGACACACTGCCCAAAACATTGTCATTGGTGGGGCCGCGGGTTCCATTCCCCCCTTGGTGGGTTGGGCCGCCGTTACGGGGGATTTAAGCTGGACTCCCTGGGTGTTGTTTGCGCTGATTTTTCTCTGGACTCCCCCTCATTTTTGGGCCCTAGCTTTGATGATTAAAGATGATTATGCCCAGGTGAATGTGCCTATGTTGCCGGTGATTGCGGGGGAAGAAAAAACCGTCAGCCAAATTTGGTACTACTCACTGTTGGTGGTGCCCTTCAGCCTATTGCTGGTCTATCCCCTGCACCAGTTGGGCATAATTTATCTGGCGATCGCCATGGTTTTGGGCGGACAATTTCTAGTCAAAGCTTGGCAACTCAAACAGGCCCCCGGCGATCGGGACTTAGCCCGGGGATTATTCAAGTTCTCCATTTTTTACCTAATGTTGCTCTGCTTGGCCATGGTGATTGACAGTTTACCCGTCACCCATCAGTTGGTGGCCCAAATGGAAACTTTGCTATTGGGTTAA
- a CDS encoding HypC/HybG/HupF family hydrogenase formation chaperone produces MCLALPGQVISLISHPDPLLLAGKVSFGGIIKTVSLAYVPEVKVGDYVIVHVGFAISIVDEVAAQETLADLAEMGL; encoded by the coding sequence ATGTGTCTAGCCTTGCCCGGCCAGGTTATCAGTTTAATTTCTCACCCTGATCCCCTGTTGCTGGCGGGGAAAGTTAGTTTTGGCGGCATCATTAAAACCGTGAGCCTCGCCTATGTGCCTGAGGTTAAGGTGGGGGACTATGTCATTGTCCATGTGGGCTTTGCCATCAGCATTGTGGATGAAGTCGCCGCCCAGGAAACTTTGGCAGACCTGGCAGAGATGGGTCTCTAA
- a CDS encoding Vat family streptogramin A O-acetyltransferase: MMHGPDPKNKHPMVGFPQICFIQNTVSNPNIIIGDYTYYDDPEDSENFERNVLYHFPFVGDRLIIGEFCALARGVKFIMNGANHAMEGFSTYPFAIFANGWQTVAPEEEPPHKGDTVIGNDVWIGYETVIMPGVQVGDGAIIAAKSVVTKDVLPYTVVGGNPARLLRQRFADEVIEALLAIAWWHWDIGKITRNLDKIVAADIEALRTCS; encoded by the coding sequence ATGATGCATGGGCCAGATCCGAAAAATAAGCATCCCATGGTGGGATTTCCCCAGATTTGTTTCATTCAAAATACAGTTTCTAATCCCAATATCATCATTGGTGACTACACCTATTACGATGATCCCGAGGATTCAGAAAACTTTGAGCGCAATGTTCTCTACCATTTTCCCTTCGTCGGCGATCGCCTAATTATTGGCGAGTTCTGCGCCTTAGCCCGGGGCGTAAAATTTATTATGAATGGGGCAAACCATGCTATGGAAGGATTTTCCACCTATCCCTTTGCGATTTTTGCCAATGGTTGGCAAACGGTGGCACCAGAAGAAGAGCCGCCCCACAAAGGGGATACGGTCATTGGCAATGACGTCTGGATCGGTTATGAAACAGTAATCATGCCAGGGGTACAGGTGGGAGATGGAGCTATTATTGCCGCCAAGTCTGTTGTTACCAAGGACGTGTTGCCCTACACCGTTGTTGGAGGAAATCCTGCCCGCTTACTCCGACAACGCTTTGCAGATGAAGTGATTGAGGCCTTGCTAGCCATTGCGTGGTGGCATTGGGACATTGGTAAAATTACCCGCAATCTCGATAAAATTGTCGCCGCCGACATTGAAGCCCTAAGAACCTGTAGTTAG
- a CDS encoding GUN4 domain-containing protein → MADSITPESNDPNYAELAQQCQNLASQVQSLSQRVENLEGKLTLIPDIERYGKLQECLMAKDFKHADHETTRIILETLNRNRDNLSPETLSALPCTVLTVIDRLWQTYSDGRFGFSRQLEAYQKVGGDTDTLRTQDRKVMGAFAQEVGWVQEGKLRFEEYDQWDFSLNAPVGTFPAIWWKSPYGLKMVTFFFIRLFECSG, encoded by the coding sequence ATGGCCGATTCCATCACCCCAGAATCCAATGACCCCAATTATGCTGAACTGGCTCAACAATGTCAGAATTTGGCCAGTCAAGTCCAGAGCTTAAGCCAACGGGTGGAAAACTTGGAAGGGAAACTAACCCTAATCCCCGATATTGAGCGCTATGGCAAGTTGCAGGAATGTTTGATGGCCAAGGACTTCAAACATGCTGACCATGAAACTACCCGCATTATTCTTGAAACCCTCAATCGTAATCGGGATAATCTGAGCCCAGAAACTTTGTCTGCTTTGCCTTGTACGGTTTTAACGGTAATTGATCGCCTGTGGCAGACCTATAGCGATGGTCGTTTCGGTTTTAGCCGTCAATTGGAAGCCTATCAAAAGGTAGGCGGTGACACTGATACTCTCCGTACCCAAGACCGGAAAGTGATGGGGGCCTTTGCCCAGGAAGTGGGTTGGGTGCAGGAAGGAAAGCTTCGTTTTGAGGAATATGACCAATGGGATTTTTCCCTCAATGCTCCGGTGGGTACCTTCCCAGCTATTTGGTGGAAGTCCCCCTATGGTTTAAAAATGGTGACTTTTTTCTTCATTCGTTTGTTTGAATGTAGCGGCTAG
- a CDS encoding tetratricopeptide repeat protein, protein MVNHGCFLGRSLFTIAMVGALSLVFPLPLPAQGMVDSDRSLPLMGDHPLEERLIDGMDEGIKKNYRGAIAIFTELILLDPTYADAYFNRGIARARIADYQGAIEDHSQAITLNPQLAEAYKARGKIYWQLGHQSQAIADLETALALFSTQENIVSQRETWEQLQTWRGNP, encoded by the coding sequence ATGGTTAACCATGGTTGTTTCCTAGGCCGCTCCCTCTTTACCATTGCTATGGTGGGGGCGCTGTCATTGGTTTTTCCTCTGCCCTTACCGGCCCAAGGCATGGTTGACAGTGATCGTTCCCTACCCTTGATGGGTGACCATCCCCTGGAGGAAAGGTTAATTGATGGCATGGATGAAGGGATTAAAAAAAACTACCGGGGGGCGATCGCCATTTTTACAGAATTAATTCTGCTGGATCCCACCTATGCCGACGCCTATTTTAATCGGGGTATTGCCAGAGCTAGGATAGCGGATTACCAAGGGGCGATCGAAGACCACAGCCAGGCCATTACCTTAAACCCCCAATTAGCCGAGGCCTATAAGGCCAGAGGAAAAATTTACTGGCAATTAGGACATCAAAGCCAAGCCATTGCCGATCTAGAAACGGCCCTAGCACTTTTCTCCACCCAAGAGAACATTGTTAGCCAAAGGGAAACCTGGGAACAACTACAAACATGGCGCGGTAATCCCTAA
- a CDS encoding B12-binding domain-containing radical SAM protein: MRALLIYPLFPPTFWSYEKILELVGRKVLLPPLGLITVAGILPQEWEFKLVDRNVRNVREEEWDWADVVIISGMIVQRDDMVENIKAAKAHGKLVAVGGPFATSVPDEVKNAGADFLILDEGEITLPMFVEALERGETHGIIRAEEKPDVTTTPIPRYDLLELDAYDSMSVQFSRGCPFQCEFCDIIVLYGRKPRTKEPAQLLNELDYLYELGWRRSVFMVDDNFIGNKRNVKLLLKELKVWQAEHKYPFRFNTEASIDLADDQEMMDLMVECYFDAVFLGIETPDEESLEFTKKFQNTRNSLADSVDKIIKAGLRPMAGFIIGFDGEKQGAGDRIVRFAEQTAIPTTTFAMLQALPNTALWHRLKKENRLLDESKGNINQTTLMNFVPTRPLEDIANEYVEAFWELYDPHGYMDRNYRCFLKLGAPKCKAPAKLPSLVDLKALAIVVWRQGFKRDTRWRFWHHAFGILRHNPAVFEHYITLCAHNEHFMQYREIVRQEIGEQLRDYLHHQQREQVTPPVMTTAEKGEKVLTS, from the coding sequence ATGCGCGCCCTATTAATCTATCCGTTGTTTCCCCCTACTTTCTGGTCCTACGAAAAAATTCTGGAGCTAGTGGGTCGGAAGGTTTTATTGCCTCCCCTCGGGTTGATAACCGTGGCGGGTATTCTCCCCCAGGAATGGGAGTTTAAGCTGGTGGACCGCAATGTCCGCAATGTAAGGGAAGAAGAGTGGGACTGGGCCGACGTGGTCATCATCTCCGGCATGATCGTGCAACGGGATGACATGGTGGAAAATATTAAAGCCGCTAAGGCCCACGGTAAGTTGGTTGCGGTGGGGGGCCCCTTTGCGACGTCAGTGCCCGATGAAGTTAAAAACGCCGGGGCGGATTTTCTGATTTTGGACGAGGGGGAAATTACCCTACCCATGTTCGTAGAAGCCCTAGAGCGGGGAGAAACCCACGGCATTATCCGGGCAGAAGAAAAGCCCGATGTCACCACCACTCCCATCCCCCGTTATGACCTGCTGGAACTGGACGCTTATGATTCCATGTCTGTGCAGTTTTCCCGGGGTTGTCCTTTCCAGTGTGAATTTTGCGACATCATCGTGCTCTATGGTCGCAAGCCTCGCACTAAGGAGCCGGCCCAACTACTGAACGAATTGGACTACCTTTACGAATTAGGTTGGCGGCGATCGGTGTTTATGGTGGATGACAATTTCATCGGCAATAAGCGCAATGTAAAGCTGTTGCTTAAGGAACTTAAGGTTTGGCAAGCGGAGCATAAATACCCCTTCCGTTTCAACACCGAAGCTTCCATTGACTTGGCCGACGACCAGGAAATGATGGATTTAATGGTGGAGTGTTACTTTGATGCGGTATTCCTCGGTATTGAAACCCCCGACGAAGAAAGCTTGGAGTTCACCAAAAAATTCCAAAATACCCGTAACTCACTGGCGGATTCCGTCGATAAAATCATCAAGGCTGGTCTCCGACCCATGGCGGGCTTCATCATTGGCTTTGATGGGGAAAAACAGGGCGCTGGCGATCGCATTGTCCGGTTTGCGGAACAGACTGCTATTCCCACCACCACCTTTGCCATGCTCCAGGCTTTGCCTAATACGGCTTTGTGGCATCGGCTTAAAAAAGAAAACCGTTTACTGGACGAAAGCAAGGGCAATATTAACCAGACCACGTTGATGAATTTTGTGCCTACCCGCCCCTTGGAAGATATTGCCAATGAGTATGTGGAAGCCTTTTGGGAACTCTATGATCCCCATGGTTATATGGATCGTAATTATCGTTGTTTCCTCAAGTTGGGAGCACCTAAATGCAAGGCCCCAGCTAAGTTACCCAGCCTAGTGGATTTGAAAGCTTTGGCGATCGTGGTCTGGCGGCAGGGCTTTAAACGGGATACCAGGTGGCGTTTTTGGCACCATGCCTTTGGCATTCTTCGCCATAATCCAGCGGTGTTTGAACACTACATCACCCTCTGTGCTCACAACGAACATTTCATGCAATATCGGGAAATTGTCCGGCAAGAAATTGGCGAGCAGTTAAGAGATTATCTCCATCATCAGCAACGGGAGCAGGTCACTCCCCCAGTGATGACAACAGCGGAAAAAGGGGAAAAGGTTCTGACAAGTTAG
- the rplI gene encoding 50S ribosomal protein L9, with translation MAKRVKVVLNETINKLGFTGDLVEVAPGYARNYLIPKGLGVVATPGILRQVEQRRLKELERLKAEKDAAEARKVALETIGRFVIKKQVGEAEAIFGTVTTQEVADAVEAATNQSLDRRGISLPDIHKTGFYQAQIKLHPEVIATVEVQVAPL, from the coding sequence ATGGCAAAGCGAGTCAAGGTCGTTTTAAACGAAACTATCAATAAACTAGGCTTCACCGGCGATTTAGTGGAAGTAGCCCCCGGTTATGCCCGCAATTATCTCATTCCCAAAGGCCTAGGAGTAGTGGCCACCCCCGGTATTTTGCGCCAGGTGGAACAAAGACGCCTCAAGGAATTGGAACGGCTCAAAGCAGAAAAAGATGCCGCTGAAGCCCGCAAAGTCGCTCTGGAAACCATTGGTCGCTTTGTGATCAAAAAACAAGTAGGGGAAGCGGAAGCTATTTTTGGTACTGTTACCACCCAGGAAGTGGCCGATGCAGTGGAAGCCGCCACCAACCAAAGTCTCGATCGCCGGGGCATCAGTCTACCGGATATCCACAAAACTGGTTTCTACCAGGCCCAAATCAAATTGCACCCCGAAGTTATCGCTACGGTGGAAGTGCAAGTGGCCCCCCTTTAG
- a CDS encoding cytochrome c, giving the protein MAPVIEKNPTVAKVNASPTGMWIMAGIISLVILTVALFSFMNFDPYVNQVLALKGDADRGRAIFQANCVVCHGIQADGYIGPSLWGVSQRRSEGHIIHQVVSGQTPPMPQFEPNPQEMADLLDYLKTI; this is encoded by the coding sequence ATGGCCCCTGTAATCGAAAAAAATCCAACTGTTGCCAAGGTAAATGCTTCCCCCACCGGGATGTGGATTATGGCCGGCATTATTTCCTTGGTAATATTGACAGTGGCTTTGTTTAGCTTTATGAACTTTGATCCCTACGTGAACCAGGTGCTCGCCCTTAAAGGCGATGCGGATAGGGGCCGGGCTATTTTTCAAGCCAATTGCGTGGTTTGCCATGGCATCCAGGCTGATGGCTACATTGGCCCTAGTCTTTGGGGGGTGTCCCAACGACGATCCGAGGGCCACATCATTCATCAGGTCGTTAGTGGTCAAACGCCTCCCATGCCACAGTTTGAACCTAATCCCCAGGAAATGGCGGATTTATTGGATTACCTTAAAACTATCTGA
- the murF gene encoding UDP-N-acetylmuramoyl-tripeptide--D-alanyl-D-alanine ligase, with product MNSKLSLFDIRTFLENCLLSVTHLSEDIRINNICTDTRALVPGDLFLALRGESFDGHSFIPQAVAAGAIAVVTDRPVEGIGETVAKFLVEDTLVAYQRIASGWRQRFTIPIIGVTGSVGKTTTKELIAAVLSQFGSVHKTRANYNNEIGVPKTLLELSPDHNFAIVEMAMRGRGQIALLADIAQPTIGLITNVGTAHIGLLGSELAIAEAKCELLAHQPPQSTAILNQDNALLMETAQRFWQGKTITYGLQGGDVRGTVNGENLILDGVSLPLPLAGVHNASNYLAAIAVAQCLGLDWQRLQPGLTVELPKGRARRYQWGQDVVLLDETYNAGLESMLASLDLLANTPGKRRLAVLGAMKELGDYGPTFHQRVGAKVKALGLDGLYLLANDSNTDAIAAGANGVETQSFSDGPSLVEALKTTLQPGDRLLFKASNSVGLGAVVSQLLAENPTSA from the coding sequence ATGAACTCCAAACTTTCCCTATTTGACATCCGTACATTCCTAGAAAATTGCTTATTGTCTGTTACCCATCTTTCCGAGGATATACGGATAAATAATATTTGCACCGATACAAGGGCTTTGGTGCCAGGGGATTTATTTCTTGCTTTGCGGGGAGAAAGTTTTGATGGTCATAGTTTTATTCCCCAAGCGGTGGCGGCGGGGGCGATCGCCGTGGTGACGGATCGACCAGTGGAGGGAATAGGGGAAACGGTGGCTAAATTTTTGGTGGAAGATACATTGGTGGCCTATCAGCGCATAGCATCGGGGTGGCGACAAAGATTTACCATTCCCATCATTGGGGTGACCGGTTCTGTGGGTAAGACCACCACCAAAGAGTTAATTGCGGCGGTGTTATCCCAATTTGGCAGTGTGCATAAAACCAGAGCTAACTACAACAATGAAATTGGGGTGCCGAAAACTTTGTTAGAACTATCCCCAGACCATAATTTTGCCATTGTGGAAATGGCCATGCGGGGTCGGGGACAAATTGCGCTATTGGCGGACATTGCCCAGCCCACCATCGGTTTAATTACCAACGTTGGCACAGCCCACATTGGTCTTTTGGGATCGGAGTTGGCGATCGCCGAGGCCAAGTGTGAATTGCTGGCCCACCAACCACCCCAAAGCACGGCCATCCTCAATCAGGACAATGCTTTGTTAATGGAAACAGCCCAACGATTTTGGCAAGGAAAAACCATTACCTATGGCCTGCAGGGGGGAGATGTGCGAGGAACGGTGAATGGTGAAAATTTAATCCTCGATGGGGTTAGTTTGCCTTTGCCTCTGGCCGGTGTTCACAATGCTTCTAATTATCTAGCGGCGATCGCCGTGGCCCAGTGTTTAGGGTTGGATTGGCAAAGGTTACAGCCGGGGTTGACGGTGGAGCTACCAAAGGGTCGGGCCCGTCGTTATCAATGGGGGCAGGACGTGGTGCTGTTGGATGAAACCTATAACGCTGGGCTGGAATCCATGTTGGCATCCCTGGATTTATTGGCCAATACCCCTGGAAAACGACGTTTAGCGGTGCTAGGAGCAATGAAAGAACTGGGAGATTATGGCCCGACATTCCACCAACGGGTGGGGGCCAAGGTGAAAGCCTTAGGTTTAGACGGTCTTTACCTATTAGCCAATGACTCTAATACCGATGCCATTGCCGCCGGGGCCAACGGTGTAGAGACCCAATCCTTCAGCGATGGACCTAGTTTAGTGGAGGCCCTAAAAACTACCCTCCAACCAGGCGATCGCCTCCTGTTCAAAGCATCCAATTCCGTCGGTCTAGGGGCCGTGGTTAGTCAATTGTTAGCAGAAAACCCCACCTCGGCTTAG
- a CDS encoding fatty acid desaturase: MTATIPPLTPTVTPNNPDRPIADLKLQDIIKTLPKECFEKKASKAWASVLVTLGAIAVGYLGIIYLPWYFLPITWIWTGTALTGAFVVGHDCGHRSFAKKRWVNDLVGHVAFAPLIYPFHSWRLLHDHHHLHTNKVEVDNAWDPWSVEAFQASPAIVRLFYRAIRGPFWWTGSIFHWSLMHFKLSNFAERDRNKVKLSIAVVSLFAAIAFPTLIATTGVWGFVKFWLMPWLVYHFWMSTFTIVHHTIPEIRFRPIADWSAAEAQLNGTVHCDYPRWVEVLCHDINVHIPHHLSVAIPSYNLRLAHASLKENWGPFLYERTFNLKLMQQISSQCHLYDPENGYRTFGSLKKV, from the coding sequence ATGACTGCCACGATTCCCCCGTTGACGCCAACGGTAACGCCCAACAATCCCGATCGCCCGATTGCGGATCTAAAACTACAAGACATCATTAAAACCCTGCCCAAGGAATGCTTCGAGAAAAAAGCGAGCAAAGCCTGGGCTTCTGTTTTGGTCACCCTAGGGGCGATCGCCGTGGGCTATTTGGGTATTATCTATCTGCCCTGGTACTTCCTGCCTATCACCTGGATCTGGACCGGGACAGCCCTAACGGGGGCCTTCGTTGTCGGCCATGACTGTGGCCATCGCTCCTTTGCCAAAAAACGCTGGGTCAATGACTTAGTGGGACACGTTGCCTTTGCGCCCCTAATTTATCCTTTCCATAGCTGGCGTCTGCTCCACGACCACCATCATCTCCACACCAACAAAGTTGAGGTTGACAACGCCTGGGATCCCTGGAGTGTGGAAGCTTTCCAAGCCAGTCCGGCGATCGTCAGACTTTTTTACCGAGCCATCCGGGGCCCCTTTTGGTGGACTGGTTCCATTTTCCACTGGAGCTTAATGCATTTTAAACTCAGCAACTTTGCTGAAAGGGACCGCAATAAAGTCAAACTATCCATTGCCGTTGTCTCCCTCTTTGCGGCGATTGCCTTTCCTACCTTAATTGCCACCACAGGGGTATGGGGGTTCGTCAAATTTTGGTTAATGCCCTGGTTGGTGTACCACTTCTGGATGAGCACCTTTACTATTGTGCATCACACAATTCCCGAAATTCGTTTCCGTCCCATCGCCGATTGGAGCGCCGCCGAAGCCCAGTTAAATGGTACTGTCCATTGTGACTATCCCCGCTGGGTGGAAGTGCTCTGCCATGACATCAACGTACACATTCCCCACCACCTCTCTGTTGCCATTCCTTCCTATAACCTACGTCTAGCCCACGCAAGTTTAAAAGAAAACTGGGGACCTTTTCTCTATGAGCGCACCTTTAACTTGAAGTTAATGCAACAAATCAGTAGCCAATGTCATTTGTATGACCCGGAGAATGGCTACCGCACCTTTGGCTCCCTAAAAAAAGTCTAA